In Candidatus Anaeroferrophillus wilburensis, one DNA window encodes the following:
- the nrfD gene encoding polysulfide reductase NrfD, whose translation MGKIVYDVQYQTAMAFLISYYFYCTGLSAGSFMISTLSYGFGFDMFKPAGKMGVVAAVLLLLLAPMFLLMQVGWPIKSVWNHFVYLNPTSAMTYGAFLIMLYPLNSIIYGIFMFKGNKKWTKFFGTLGIPLALAVHGYTGWILALGVARDYWNTGLMPIVFLFSAMVSGISMMILLIMIRDRFFTESKEINLELIRTLAKILGWLLLVDLFLVFCDYSVLIYSKLEAQEVAHFMLFGKMAFWFVIMENLVGKVIPMVIVMTPKLRENNFFLILAAIMNMIGILVMRIVTVYGGQALPLM comes from the coding sequence ATGGGAAAAATAGTCTATGATGTCCAGTATCAGACGGCCATGGCTTTCCTGATCTCCTACTATTTCTATTGTACCGGTTTAAGTGCCGGGTCTTTCATGATTTCGACCCTTTCCTATGGTTTTGGATTTGACATGTTCAAGCCGGCCGGGAAAATGGGTGTGGTTGCCGCTGTCCTGCTCCTTCTGCTGGCCCCCATGTTTCTGCTGATGCAGGTTGGCTGGCCGATAAAATCGGTGTGGAACCATTTTGTCTATCTGAATCCCACCTCAGCGATGACCTATGGAGCATTTCTGATCATGCTCTATCCCCTGAACTCCATAATCTACGGGATTTTCATGTTCAAGGGTAATAAGAAATGGACCAAATTCTTTGGCACTCTGGGGATTCCGCTGGCTTTGGCTGTCCATGGCTATACGGGCTGGATTTTGGCCCTGGGTGTTGCCCGGGACTACTGGAATACAGGTCTGATGCCGATCGTTTTTCTCTTCTCGGCCATGGTATCAGGGATTTCCATGATGATTCTCCTGATTATGATTCGTGACCGCTTTTTTACTGAAAGTAAAGAGATCAATCTGGAGCTGATCCGTACCCTGGCCAAGATTCTTGGCTGGCTGCTGCTTGTTGATCTTTTCTTGGTATTCTGTGATTATTCCGTTCTTATCTATTCCAAGCTGGAAGCCCAGGAAGTTGCCCATTTCATGCTCTTTGGCAAGATGGCTTTCTGGTTCGTCATCATGGAGAATCTGGTTGGTAAAGTCATTCCCATGGTTATTGTCATGACCCCCAAGTTGCGGGAAAATAACTTTTTCCTTATTTTGGCGGCCATAATGAATATGATTGGTATCCTGGTGATGCGGATTGTTACCGTTTACGGTGGCCAGGCATTGCCATTGATGTAG
- a CDS encoding molybdopterin-dependent oxidoreductase produces the protein MKVDRRKFLQLGAWGGTSLVLPDRLKLARMRRKPWNEQSAKVTRKNRNPNPTTCSLCDNHCGLMTFREGDRVVMMLGNGDHPMAGGKLCAKAYGQLDRLYDPDRVLTPLLRDGERGAGKWKAVSWEEAYALLTEKLAPVYASQGANLAYVNGQDELLTESFLSLFPRATKVETSRDFLLKRFRQQLYGTPVCYRKYQDCRYILNFADDPFRTGDAYVTEVRSLVDGLVENGLTLVTVAARLSQTGGKSNAWHPVQPQHYGDVAKAVARVMLINGWYDRKSLAETGMKAADLLTHLEVFTPEAVGKNCELPVKAINDMAYQLSHRQPAVVIFGTEVFHAEHGWENACAIELLNVLCGAVRLQDALSYEQPVTLGAEPASSVENTVSTGWFFQKLKDRGAAQVLISYQANPVYQTYDGKLPTALLEDLRRISFYVAMDTHVHETSRYADLILPVATELESWGLYSQRLNRKQWCVSLRQPVSRPTDEILLLRQAKIKKLELFDPSMAPVASGREFNQIVLDLGRKLAGEASTGPFSHDSIISYLEALVKQVPGLEVSGGLAYLKKTGFFVVTNKNNAASQSARLRVGDLGNTQLTPPEAYGETDFFLIPFDWHVLDSRTGNSKYLVELRHDNPLWIHPRRAKHLGIAEGDAIKVRTALGTVNARAWITEAIHPGCAAMAAGHGHTHMGRVATAQPISQVDPMTKSLLSRKALLFMPFTFRLDCWDKKEPVWWKDKGNGCHINPILRGQQIGQAPGITLINPLIRVIKG, from the coding sequence GTGAAAGTTGATAGAAGAAAGTTTTTGCAGCTCGGTGCCTGGGGTGGTACTTCACTGGTATTGCCTGATCGCCTGAAACTGGCCCGGATGCGCCGGAAACCCTGGAATGAGCAATCGGCCAAGGTAACCCGGAAAAATCGCAATCCCAATCCCACAACCTGTTCGCTGTGTGACAATCATTGTGGGTTGATGACCTTCCGGGAAGGGGACCGGGTAGTGATGATGCTCGGCAATGGGGATCATCCGATGGCCGGTGGCAAGTTATGCGCCAAGGCTTATGGCCAGCTTGATCGTCTCTATGATCCCGACCGGGTCCTGACCCCGTTGCTTCGTGATGGTGAGCGGGGGGCAGGCAAGTGGAAGGCGGTTTCTTGGGAGGAAGCCTACGCTCTGTTGACTGAAAAACTGGCGCCGGTTTATGCTTCTCAGGGAGCCAACTTGGCCTATGTCAATGGTCAGGATGAATTGCTTACTGAGTCCTTTCTCAGCCTTTTCCCACGGGCAACCAAGGTTGAAACCAGCCGCGACTTTCTGCTGAAGCGTTTCCGGCAGCAACTCTATGGTACCCCTGTCTGCTACCGTAAGTATCAAGACTGTCGTTATATCCTCAATTTTGCCGATGACCCTTTTCGTACCGGTGATGCTTATGTTACCGAGGTGCGTTCATTGGTTGACGGGTTGGTGGAAAATGGTCTGACGTTGGTTACCGTGGCGGCCAGACTATCCCAGACAGGTGGTAAAAGTAATGCATGGCATCCGGTGCAACCCCAGCATTATGGCGATGTTGCCAAGGCCGTTGCCCGGGTGATGCTCATCAACGGCTGGTATGATCGCAAATCCCTTGCCGAGACGGGCATGAAAGCTGCTGATCTGCTGACCCACCTGGAGGTGTTTACGCCGGAGGCAGTCGGTAAAAACTGTGAGCTGCCGGTCAAGGCGATCAATGACATGGCGTATCAGCTCAGTCATCGACAGCCGGCGGTGGTTATCTTTGGCACGGAAGTCTTCCATGCAGAACATGGGTGGGAAAATGCCTGCGCCATAGAATTGCTGAACGTCCTATGCGGAGCTGTACGGCTCCAGGATGCCCTCAGCTATGAACAGCCGGTAACCCTGGGAGCAGAGCCGGCATCATCGGTGGAAAATACGGTTTCAACCGGCTGGTTTTTTCAAAAGCTAAAAGACAGGGGAGCTGCCCAGGTCTTGATTTCCTATCAGGCCAATCCGGTCTATCAAACCTATGATGGAAAACTGCCCACGGCGCTGCTGGAGGATCTGCGGCGCATATCCTTTTATGTTGCCATGGATACCCATGTGCACGAAACTTCCCGCTATGCCGACCTGATTCTGCCGGTGGCTACAGAACTGGAATCATGGGGGCTCTATAGTCAGCGACTGAACCGGAAGCAGTGGTGCGTATCGTTGCGTCAACCGGTTTCACGGCCAACGGATGAGATTTTGCTGCTGCGCCAGGCGAAGATTAAAAAGCTTGAGCTTTTTGATCCCTCCATGGCGCCGGTGGCAAGTGGCAGGGAGTTCAATCAGATTGTCCTTGATCTTGGCAGGAAACTGGCGGGTGAGGCTTCGACCGGGCCTTTCAGCCATGACTCCATTATTTCCTACCTTGAGGCACTGGTAAAACAGGTGCCAGGTCTGGAGGTTTCCGGCGGACTTGCCTATCTGAAAAAAACCGGCTTTTTTGTTGTCACGAATAAGAATAACGCTGCCAGTCAGTCAGCCAGACTGCGGGTTGGTGATCTGGGCAACACCCAGCTGACACCGCCGGAAGCCTATGGAGAAACGGATTTTTTCCTGATTCCTTTCGATTGGCATGTGCTTGATTCCCGGACTGGCAACAGTAAATACCTGGTGGAGTTACGCCATGATAACCCGCTTTGGATTCATCCTCGCCGGGCAAAGCATCTGGGTATTGCTGAAGGGGATGCCATTAAGGTGCGGACTGCTCTTGGCACCGTCAATGCACGGGCCTGGATAACCGAAGCAATTCATCCCGGGTGTGCGGCTATGGCCGCCGGCCATGGGCATACCCATATGGGGCGGGTAGCCACTGCACAGCCGATCTCCCAGGTTGATCCGATGACTAAATCATTACTCAGCCGTAAAGCATTGCTTTTTATGCCTTTTACCTTCCGTCTCGACTGTTGGGACAAGAAAGAGCCTGTCTGGTGGAAAGATAAAGGTAATGGCTGTCATATCAATCCCATTCTGCGTGGCCAGCAGATTGGTCAAGCTCCGGGAATAACCCTGATCAATCCACTCATTCGAGTCATTAAAGGTTAG
- a CDS encoding 4Fe-4S dicluster domain-containing protein: MSTEKTRTDLPRWGMVIDLEKCVGCHTCEIACKVQNDVPLGMWRSWVKEIEKGQYPVVVRSFRPTLCNHCANPVCVKVCPVKAAYQREDGIVMVDPHRCVGCRYCMAACPYEVRYIHPTKGMIDKCDFCYHRVDEGLQPACVEACPTSARVFGNLNDSHSEVAKLVASKPVQGLKVDIGTAPRVYYIGLDHATMEIKEEVRLVWEK; encoded by the coding sequence ATGTCGACGGAGAAAACAAGAACTGATCTGCCCCGGTGGGGGATGGTGATCGACCTGGAAAAATGTGTCGGCTGCCATACCTGCGAAATTGCCTGTAAAGTGCAGAACGATGTGCCTTTAGGCATGTGGCGTTCGTGGGTTAAAGAAATTGAAAAAGGGCAGTACCCGGTGGTGGTGCGCTCATTTCGCCCAACCCTGTGCAACCATTGCGCAAATCCGGTATGCGTCAAGGTCTGTCCGGTCAAGGCTGCCTATCAGCGGGAAGATGGGATCGTCATGGTTGACCCCCACCGCTGCGTCGGCTGCCGCTACTGCATGGCTGCCTGTCCTTATGAGGTGCGCTATATTCATCCTACCAAGGGCATGATTGATAAATGCGACTTCTGCTACCACCGGGTAGATGAGGGATTGCAGCCGGCCTGTGTTGAAGCCTGTCCCACCTCAGCCCGGGTCTTCGGCAATCTCAATGATTCCCATAGTGAGGTGGCCAAACTGGTGGCAAGTAAACCGGTTCAAGGACTGAAGGTTGATATCGGTACCGCCCCGCGGGTCTACTATATTGGTCTGGACCATGCAACGATGGAAATCAAGGAGGAGGTTAGACTCGTATGGGAAAAATAG